One Owenweeksia hongkongensis DSM 17368 genomic region harbors:
- a CDS encoding C1 family peptidase, with amino-acid sequence MKKIFIASFIGLLGLSANGQYQFEEKINLEATPVISQGRTGTCWSFSTTSFIESEILRIDDKEIDISEMYNVRFTYLAKAENYLMRQGKAQFSEGGLAHDVMNSVKQNGLVPQVAYTGLDAGANTHNHAEMVAVLTSLLDTYIEKPTKQMSDKWKDAVNAILDVYLGPVPSEFEYEGKKYTPQSFLKMTKINPDDYITVTSFTQAPFYSNFILNIPDNFSNGSMYNVSLDEMMKVIDDALANGYSIELDCDVSEATFSARAGVAVIPLDDSKEKEALTTPMDEKEINQAYRQQLFENQETTDDHLMHITGTLVDQNGTKYYKVKNSWGDGLANGGHVYMSESYMRLKTISVMVHKDALPKVIRKKLSI; translated from the coding sequence ATGAAGAAAATATTTATAGCCTCGTTTATTGGTCTACTGGGCCTTTCGGCAAATGGGCAATATCAGTTTGAAGAAAAGATAAACCTTGAAGCAACGCCCGTAATCAGCCAAGGGCGTACAGGCACATGCTGGAGTTTTAGCACTACCTCTTTTATAGAATCTGAAATCTTACGAATTGACGATAAGGAAATCGACATTTCTGAAATGTATAATGTGCGGTTTACCTATTTGGCTAAAGCCGAAAACTACTTGATGCGTCAAGGCAAAGCTCAGTTTAGTGAAGGTGGTTTGGCTCATGATGTAATGAATTCTGTAAAGCAAAATGGCCTGGTACCACAAGTAGCCTACACAGGTTTGGATGCTGGAGCAAATACTCACAATCATGCTGAAATGGTAGCCGTGCTTACTTCTCTACTGGACACTTACATCGAAAAGCCCACAAAACAGATGAGCGATAAATGGAAAGATGCTGTAAATGCTATTCTTGATGTTTACCTAGGTCCTGTTCCTTCAGAGTTTGAATATGAAGGCAAAAAGTACACGCCACAGTCATTCCTTAAAATGACCAAGATAAACCCTGATGATTACATTACTGTGACATCATTTACGCAAGCTCCATTTTACAGTAATTTCATTTTAAATATACCCGATAACTTTTCTAATGGAAGCATGTACAACGTTTCTCTTGACGAAATGATGAAGGTAATAGATGATGCTTTGGCCAATGGTTACTCTATAGAATTGGATTGTGACGTAAGCGAAGCTACCTTTTCAGCCCGTGCGGGTGTAGCTGTTATTCCGCTTGACGATAGCAAGGAAAAGGAAGCTTTGACAACTCCTATGGATGAAAAGGAAATTAATCAAGCTTATCGCCAACAGCTTTTTGAAAATCAGGAAACCACTGATGATCACTTGATGCACATCACCGGGACGTTGGTAGACCAAAACGGCACTAAATATTACAAAGTAAAAAACTCATGGGGTGATGGCCTGGCCAACGGTGGTCACGTCTATATGAGCGAATCCTATATGCGATTGAAAACTATTTCGGTGATGGTACATAAAGACGCACTTCCAAAAGTTATTCGCAAAAAGCTAAGTATCTAA
- a CDS encoding META domain-containing protein: MKQFFFALTTLFAFSANSQILKPGFDREEYKELMLISAQTTADSEYSETFLKPENYNIMFRSEPTAMDNLWDLWVHNEGNCAVISVRGTTPKAESWLLNFYAAMVPAQGQIKWGEDNIFDYQLADDKRAAVHIGWLIGTATLSDDILQKVDYLYKEGIKDFFIIGHSQGGGIAYLLTSHFLSLQKQRKLANDIQFKTYCSAAPKPGNLYYAYDYEAKTQNGWAFNVVNAADWVPEVPITIQTLDDFNETNPFIHADEIISKQKLTTRIVLKHVYKKLNKPTRKAQKNYQRYLGDEAHKMVMEKMDGLVVPDYLPSSNYVRTGIQIVLQPDNAYFQAFPFDSTAIFTHHVHKPYLYLAEKMGTPFYQKEKTNPMDSEWNLVSFSGAESENWDFETYQPTLLFDINEGRISGSTGCNRFSGAAEYDGKSFKIAKEMVMTKRACRGVNEQAFIDTLTKADSYLISNEGNSLMLLEGDTIIMRFGKNN, translated from the coding sequence ATGAAGCAATTTTTCTTTGCCCTTACTACCCTGTTCGCCTTTTCGGCAAACTCACAAATCTTAAAACCAGGATTTGACAGAGAGGAATATAAGGAGCTAATGCTCATTTCTGCTCAAACCACGGCAGATTCAGAATATTCTGAAACCTTTTTAAAGCCCGAAAACTACAATATCATGTTTCGCTCCGAACCAACCGCCATGGATAATCTGTGGGACCTATGGGTTCATAATGAAGGAAACTGCGCAGTGATAAGTGTACGTGGTACTACTCCAAAAGCTGAAAGTTGGTTGTTAAATTTTTATGCAGCCATGGTACCTGCTCAAGGGCAAATAAAATGGGGCGAGGATAACATTTTTGACTACCAACTTGCTGACGACAAACGGGCAGCCGTACATATCGGTTGGTTAATTGGAACTGCTACTTTATCAGATGATATTCTTCAGAAAGTAGACTATCTATATAAGGAAGGAATTAAAGACTTTTTTATCATAGGACACAGCCAAGGTGGTGGAATTGCTTACTTGCTCACCTCCCACTTTCTCTCCCTTCAAAAACAAAGGAAGCTTGCCAATGACATTCAATTTAAAACCTATTGCAGCGCAGCTCCCAAACCCGGGAACTTATATTATGCTTATGACTACGAGGCCAAAACACAAAATGGCTGGGCTTTTAACGTAGTAAATGCTGCGGACTGGGTGCCAGAAGTTCCCATCACTATTCAAACTTTAGATGACTTTAATGAAACTAATCCATTCATTCATGCTGATGAAATAATTTCCAAACAAAAACTGACCACCAGAATAGTGCTAAAGCATGTTTACAAAAAGCTAAATAAGCCCACTCGCAAAGCGCAAAAGAACTATCAAAGGTATTTGGGAGATGAAGCTCATAAAATGGTAATGGAAAAAATGGACGGCTTGGTGGTGCCCGATTATTTACCTTCCAGCAATTATGTACGTACCGGTATCCAAATTGTGCTTCAGCCAGACAATGCTTATTTTCAAGCTTTTCCATTTGATAGCACCGCCATTTTCACACATCATGTCCATAAACCATACTTATATTTAGCCGAAAAGATGGGAACACCTTTTTACCAAAAAGAAAAAACTAATCCGATGGACAGCGAATGGAATTTAGTTTCCTTTTCAGGAGCTGAAAGTGAAAATTGGGACTTTGAAACGTACCAACCCACCTTACTTTTCGATATCAATGAAGGTCGTATTTCTGGTTCCACAGGCTGCAATCGCTTTAGCGGGGCTGCTGAATATGATGGAAAATCGTTTAAAATTGCCAAAGAAATGGTAATGACCAAGCGCGCTTGCCGAGGAGTGAATGAGCAAGCTTTTATTGATACGCTCACTAAGGCTGATTCCTATTTAATTTCAAATGAAGGCAATAGCTTGATGCTTCTGGAAGGCGACACTATCATTATGCGTTTCGGAAAAAATAATTAA
- a CDS encoding ZIP family metal transporter → MTYLLLIASVLLGSLISAFLKSQRDVSIKFLLVFSGAYLLSLGVFHLLPEVYEVHDHTIGLWVMGGFFIQLVLEVFSKGVEHGHGHPEHFKDKGIPLTVMISLFIHALLESLPIGAHTHELSSNTLLWGIVIHKLPVSIILFAMLTELTSSKLKIIFWMAMFALIAPIGVWLGETLPFLEQYYRQLTALTLGVFIHISTTILFESSKSHKFNFIKFFVTLLGVIIAWISVSHH, encoded by the coding sequence ATGACATACCTTTTACTTATAGCATCGGTACTTTTAGGTAGCCTAATCTCAGCTTTTCTAAAGTCTCAGCGCGATGTATCCATTAAGTTTTTACTGGTTTTTAGTGGGGCTTACTTGCTCAGTCTGGGTGTTTTTCATTTGCTTCCAGAAGTTTACGAAGTTCATGACCACACAATCGGTCTTTGGGTGATGGGGGGCTTTTTTATTCAGCTGGTGCTTGAAGTATTTAGCAAAGGGGTAGAGCATGGTCACGGCCATCCTGAGCATTTTAAGGATAAAGGCATTCCGCTTACTGTAATGATTAGTTTATTTATTCATGCACTGTTAGAAAGTTTACCCATTGGTGCGCATACCCACGAATTGAGCAGCAATACTTTGCTCTGGGGGATTGTAATTCACAAGCTGCCTGTAAGTATTATTCTTTTTGCCATGCTTACTGAGCTCACTAGTAGTAAGCTTAAGATCATTTTCTGGATGGCAATGTTTGCGTTAATAGCTCCTATAGGAGTTTGGCTGGGAGAAACTCTTCCCTTTTTAGAACAATACTACCGTCAGCTTACGGCCCTTACCTTGGGGGTATTTATTCATATTTCTACCACCATACTTTTTGAAAGCAGTAAATCTCACAAGTTCAACTTTATTAAGTTTTTTGTGACTCTATTAGGGGTGATAATTGCTTGGATAAGCGTATCACACCACTAA
- a CDS encoding MgtC/SapB family protein, with product MEDFTIKAGEIWVLIDVAIALLLGGMIGLEREWQSKPAGLRTNMIIAGASALFVSLGRVIMVDYTGLTPLDTMGIDPTRIMHAVIVGVGFIGAGTIIKSTDNNRVMFLTTAATIWMSAAVGICVGLKQYMLAVCVSLMMLIVNYVFRFVGGYISDRSNADPDDEK from the coding sequence ATGGAAGATTTTACAATAAAAGCAGGAGAAATTTGGGTGCTCATTGATGTAGCAATCGCGCTATTGCTGGGAGGTATGATAGGTCTTGAGAGGGAGTGGCAAAGTAAGCCGGCAGGACTTCGTACCAATATGATTATTGCAGGAGCTTCTGCATTATTTGTTTCGCTGGGTAGGGTTATAATGGTGGATTATACAGGACTCACTCCGCTGGACACTATGGGAATTGATCCAACTCGTATTATGCATGCCGTAATTGTAGGTGTGGGGTTTATTGGTGCGGGCACCATTATAAAAAGCACGGATAATAATCGAGTAATGTTTCTGACAACAGCAGCTACTATTTGGATGTCTGCCGCGGTTGGAATATGTGTAGGTCTTAAGCAGTATATGCTTGCAGTATGTGTTTCTCTAATGATGCTGATAGTAAACTATGTATTTCGTTTTGTTGGAGGCTATATATCTGATCGATCCAATGCCGATCCGGATGATGAAAAATAA
- a CDS encoding endonuclease/exonuclease/phosphatase family protein, with amino-acid sequence MAAARKTFLDGLLYFFNVIFALLLLGSYLAYYVPSSVTTVFSIIALGYPVWFFVNLAFAIYWLIRFKTKVFLPIVVISLGYMHVGRLYQFGGAEKVVANDQKLKVMSFNVRLFNQYDWIDDLTIETQIVELIKDENPDVLMLQEYKKTDKATAKSLGFSYSSFKPNRNGQYGLAIFSKFKIEKSEAIIIENDSSYNNQFQYADIVWKKKPIRFINVHLASIGLEYSDYQLLENPDTENQEKLEKGIKSIANNLSKAFKRREVQIQSVVHEIQNSPNPVVLAGDFNDVPQSFVYHEIDNKLEDSFTESGQGFGKTYVKSPVPLRIDYIFHSENLHALNFRHIKRELSDHFPITADLEWRL; translated from the coding sequence ATGGCCGCAGCTCGTAAAACATTCCTTGACGGACTCCTCTATTTTTTCAATGTCATTTTTGCCTTGCTCTTGCTAGGCTCTTATTTAGCCTACTATGTCCCTTCATCAGTCACCACCGTATTTTCAATTATAGCTCTGGGCTATCCGGTTTGGTTTTTTGTGAATTTAGCTTTTGCCATCTATTGGCTTATTCGGTTTAAAACCAAAGTCTTCCTTCCCATAGTTGTAATTAGTTTAGGCTATATGCATGTGGGTAGATTGTATCAATTTGGTGGGGCCGAAAAAGTGGTTGCCAATGACCAAAAGCTCAAAGTAATGAGCTTCAACGTGCGATTATTTAATCAGTATGATTGGATTGATGACCTCACTATTGAAACACAAATTGTAGAGCTCATAAAAGACGAAAACCCTGATGTACTTATGCTTCAGGAGTATAAAAAAACGGATAAAGCCACAGCCAAAAGCTTGGGGTTTTCTTATTCTTCTTTTAAGCCAAATAGAAACGGGCAATACGGTTTGGCTATTTTTTCAAAGTTTAAAATTGAGAAAAGTGAGGCCATTATTATAGAAAACGATAGCAGCTACAATAATCAATTTCAATATGCTGATATTGTTTGGAAAAAGAAACCGATTCGCTTTATCAATGTACACCTTGCTTCCATTGGCCTGGAGTATTCTGACTATCAATTGCTTGAGAATCCAGATACCGAAAACCAGGAAAAGCTGGAAAAAGGAATAAAGTCGATAGCAAACAACCTTAGCAAAGCCTTTAAGCGAAGGGAAGTACAAATACAATCTGTGGTGCATGAAATTCAAAACAGCCCCAACCCCGTGGTGCTTGCCGGTGATTTTAATGATGTGCCGCAGTCTTTCGTTTATCATGAAATTGACAATAAACTGGAGGACAGCTTTACCGAGTCAGGCCAAGGGTTTGGTAAGACTTACGTAAAAAGTCCTGTTCCACTTCGCATCGATTACATCTTTCACAGTGAGAACCTTCATGCTCTCAATTTTAGACACATCAAAAGAGAGCTTTCTGACCATTTTCCTATTACTGCCGATTTGGAGTGGAGACTTTAA
- a CDS encoding peroxiredoxin, with amino-acid sequence MAVLVGKKAPQFTAAAVVNGEEIVDDFSLEQFAGKKYVVLFFYPKDFTFVCPTELHAFQSKLEEFRSLDVEVVAVSTDTEQSHWGWLQLTKDQGGIQGVTYPLVADTNKTISANYDVLAGSYYYDENDELKAEGEMIAYRGLFLIDKDQVVRHQLVNDLPLGRNVDEALRIVKALQFTEEKGEVCPANWDEGKSGMSATHDGVASYLSQN; translated from the coding sequence ATGGCTGTATTAGTAGGAAAGAAAGCCCCACAATTTACTGCAGCAGCAGTAGTAAACGGAGAAGAGATAGTTGATGACTTCTCTCTAGAGCAATTTGCAGGAAAGAAGTATGTGGTACTTTTCTTCTACCCAAAAGATTTCACCTTTGTTTGCCCAACTGAGCTTCACGCTTTCCAATCAAAATTGGAAGAATTCCGTAGCCTGGATGTTGAAGTTGTAGCAGTATCTACGGATACTGAGCAGTCTCACTGGGGATGGTTGCAATTGACCAAAGATCAAGGTGGTATTCAAGGAGTAACTTACCCTTTGGTTGCTGATACCAACAAGACTATTTCTGCAAACTACGATGTATTGGCAGGAAGCTACTATTATGATGAAAATGATGAGCTTAAGGCTGAAGGCGAAATGATCGCTTACCGTGGCCTTTTCCTTATCGACAAGGATCAAGTAGTTCGTCACCAATTGGTAAATGACCTTCCGCTAGGTAGAAATGTAGATGAGGCTTTGAGAATAGTAAAAGCTTTACAATTTACCGAAGAAAAAGGCGAAGTATGCCCGGCTAACTGGGACGAAGGTAAATCAGGAATGAGCGCTACTCACGATGGCGTTGCTTCTTACCTTAGCCAAAACTAA